The Paenibacillus spongiae nucleotide sequence CTTCGCGGATTCCTTCTTCGCCCATGATCAAGCCGCCTGTCGGGAAATCCGGTCCCTTGACAATCGTCATGAGCTCTTCGATGCTGATGTCGGGTTTGTCCATGGACGCGATGCAGGCGTTAATGACCTCCCGCAAATTGTGAGTCGGAATTTCCGTTGCAAAGCCGGCCGAGATGCCAGTGACCCCGTTTACCAGCAAGTTCGGGAATCGCGATGGCAGGACGACCGGCTCTTTAGTCGTGTTATCGAAATTATCTTTAAACAGAACGGTCCGTTTCTCGATATCGCGGAGCAGCTCCATGGCAATGGGGGATAGCCGCGCCTCCGTGTAACGCATAGCCGCCGCCGGGTCGTCATCCTGCGAGCCCCAGTTGCCATGCCCGTCCACGAGCACATGCCCCATCTTCCATGGCTGCGCCATCCTCACCATGCCTTCATAGATCGAAGAGTCGCCGTGCGGATGATAGTTGCCCATAACGTCGCCGACCGTCTTGGCCGATTTGCGGTAAGGCTTGTCCGGCGTATTGCCCGCATCGTACATAGAGTAAAGAATACGCCGTTGTACGGGCTTCAAGCCGTCGCGAACGTCAGGAATAGCGCGTTCCTGAATGATATATTTGGAATAGCGTCCGAAGCGGTCCCCTACGACCTCCTCCAGAAACGCCGGCAGAAACTGTTCCAGGATACTCATGCTTATCTGCTCCTATTCCTCAAATTCGGTAAAGTCGACATTCTCGACGATCCACCGTTTGCGTGGATCGACCTTGTCGCCCATCAGCGTGGATACGCGTCTTTCGGCCTTCGCGGCATCTTCGATCTGCACCTGCAGCAGCGTGCGCGATTCCGGGTTCATGGTCGTTTCCCACAGCTGATCGGGATTCATCTCGCCCAAGCCCTTGTAGCGCTGCAATTCGAACTGCTTGCCGAATTCCTTCAAATAGCTTTGAAGCTGCTCATCCGTCCATGCATATCGGACCGTCTCCAGCTTGCCCGATTTGCGGGTAATCTTATATAACGGCGGTTGAGCGATATAGACGCGTCCGGAATCGATGAGCGGTTTCATATACCGGTAGAAGAACGTCAGGAGCAGAACTTGGATATGCGCGCCGTCGGTATCGGCATCGGTCATAATAATGATTTTGCTATAGTTGCAAGATTCCTCATCAAACTCAGGTCCGATCCCGGAGCCTATAGCCGTGATGATTGCCTTGTATTCGTCGTTCTTAAGAATATCGATCAGCTTCGCCTTCTCGGGGTTCATCGGTTTCCCCTTCAGCGGCAGAATCGCCTGATATTTGGAATCGCGCCCCTGCTTGGCCGAGCCGCCCGCAGAGTCTCCTTCGACGATGAACAGCTCGGTGCGCGTATAATCCTTGGATTGCGCGGGCGTCAGCTTGCCGCCGAGGTTGGAGCTCTCGCTCTTCTTCTTGCCGCTGCGGATTTCTTCCCGCGCCTTGCGCGCCGCTTCGCGCGCCTTCGAAGCTTGGATTGCTTTCTTCAAGAGCATCTGCGCAACCTGGGGATTCTCCTCCAGGAACACCTGCATCTTCTCGGACACGACCGCGTCCACCGCGCTTCTCGCGCTGGCGCTGCCGAGCTGATCCTTCGTCTGCCCGACGAATTCGACTTCGGCCATCTTCACATTGATGACGGCCATCATGCCTTCACGCAAATCATTGCCGTCCAGATTCTTGTCTTTCTCCTTCAGCATGGCTGTCTTGCGTGCATAATCATTCATGGCGCGGGTGTAAGCCGTCTTGAAGCCCGTTTCATGCGTCCCTCCGCCTCGCGTCGGGATGGAGTTCACGAAAGACGCCAGTGTTTCCGTGTAGCCGTCGTTGTACTGCAGCGCCACTTCCACATCGATGTCTTCGCGTTCGGTCATGAAATGGATCACGTCATGGAGAACCGTTTTCTCTTCGTTCAGGAATTGGACGAATTGACTCGCCCCGCCGTCGTAATGAAAGATATCCTGCTTCCCTGCACGCTCATCCTTCACCATCACCTTCAGACCGGAATTCAAGAAGGCGATTTCCTGGAGACGCTCGGATAGCGTCTCATAGTTAATGGCGATGTTGCCGTGGAACACGCGCGCATCCGGCTTGAAGGTGACCTTCGTGCCGGTCCGGTTCGTATTGCCTGTCACTCCCAGACCCGTAACAGGCTCTCCGACATGCTCCTTGCCATCCTTGTCCACCCAATATTCAAACCGCTGTTTATGTATCTTGCCGTCCCGGTATATTTCGACCTCCAGCCACTCGGACAGCGCGTTCGTTACCGAAGCGCCGACACCATGCAAGCCGCCGGATTTCTTGTATCCGCCGCCGCCGAAC carries:
- the parE gene encoding DNA topoisomerase IV subunit B; the protein is MTEQLDVFAGDSSSAVNRSYDEGDIQVLEGLTAVRKRPGMYIGSTSSSGLHHLVWEIVDNAVDEHLAKFCNAIDVIIHKDGSVSVQDNGRGIPTGIHKTGIPTPQVVFTILHAGGKFGGGGYKKSGGLHGVGASVTNALSEWLEVEIYRDGKIHKQRFEYWVDKDGKEHVGEPVTGLGVTGNTNRTGTKVTFKPDARVFHGNIAINYETLSERLQEIAFLNSGLKVMVKDERAGKQDIFHYDGGASQFVQFLNEEKTVLHDVIHFMTEREDIDVEVALQYNDGYTETLASFVNSIPTRGGGTHETGFKTAYTRAMNDYARKTAMLKEKDKNLDGNDLREGMMAVINVKMAEVEFVGQTKDQLGSASARSAVDAVVSEKMQVFLEENPQVAQMLLKKAIQASKAREAARKAREEIRSGKKKSESSNLGGKLTPAQSKDYTRTELFIVEGDSAGGSAKQGRDSKYQAILPLKGKPMNPEKAKLIDILKNDEYKAIITAIGSGIGPEFDEESCNYSKIIIMTDADTDGAHIQVLLLTFFYRYMKPLIDSGRVYIAQPPLYKITRKSGKLETVRYAWTDEQLQSYLKEFGKQFELQRYKGLGEMNPDQLWETTMNPESRTLLQVQIEDAAKAERRVSTLMGDKVDPRKRWIVENVDFTEFEE